Proteins encoded in a region of the Perognathus longimembris pacificus isolate PPM17 chromosome 11, ASM2315922v1, whole genome shotgun sequence genome:
- the LOC125360168 gene encoding olfactory receptor 10C1-like, which translates to MDHPNYTWTQTFLLAGFTTTGTLRPLAFLGTLCIYLLTLAGNLFIIILVKTDSGLSTPMYFFISVLSFLELWYVSTTVPTLLHTLLHGRSPIPSAACFLQLYIFHSLGMTECYLLGVMALDRYLAICRPLHYHALMSRQVQLWLAGSTWVAGFSAALVPAGLTATLPFCLQDVAHYFCDLAPLMRLACVDTSWHAQVYISVIGMINTCNLALILGLYGGIVKAVLKLPSAASRAKAFSTCSSHIIVVTLFFGSAFIVYVGPAEIQAEGRDKLIALVYTFLTPFLNPIIYTLRNKEVKEAIKRVTQRVRAGLNCL; encoded by the coding sequence ATGGATCATCCCAACTATACCTGGACACAAACCTTCCTTCTGGCTGGTTTCACCACCACAGGAACCCTAAGACCTCTGGCCTTCTTGGGCACCCTGTGCATCTATCTCCTCACACTGGCAGGGAACTTGTTCATCATCATCCTGGTGAAGACAGATTCCGGACTGTCCACACCCATGTACTTCTTTATCAGTGTCCTCTCCTTCCTGGAGCTCTGGTATGTCAGCACCACGGTGCCCACTCTGCTGCACACTCTTCTCCATGGGCGGTCTCCCATCCCCTCGGCTGCATGCTTTCTCCAGCTCTATATCTTCCATTCCTTGGGTATGACTGAGTGCTACCTGTTGGGTGTCATGGCACTGGACCGCTACCTGGCCATCTGCCGCCCGCTGCACTACCATGCACTCATGAGCAGACAGGTCCAACTCTGGCTAGCAGGGAGCACTTGGGTGGCTGGCTTTTCGGCTGCACTTGTGCCAGCAGGCCTCACTGCCACCCTGCCATTCTGCTTGCAAGATGTAGCCCATTACTTTTGTGACCTGGCACCATTGATGAGGTTGGCGTGTGTCGACACAAGCTGGCATGCACAGGTTTATATTTCAGTGATCGGCATGATCAACACATGCAATCTTGCTCTCATTTTGGGTCTCTATGGAGGCATTGTGAAAGCCGTGCTGAAACTGCCCTCCGCTGCTAGCCGTGCCAAGGCCTTCTCTACCTGTTCCTCCCACATCATCGTAGTGACATTATTTTTTGGCTCTGCCTTCATTGTGTATGTGGGACCAGCTGAGATCCAAGCTGAAGGCAGAGACAAGCTTATTGCTTTGGTGTACACTTTTCTTACACCTTTTCTCAATCCTATTATTTATACCCTTCGCAACAAGGAGGTGAAGGAGGCTATTAAGAGGGTCACTCAGAGGGTTAGGGCTGGGTTGAATTGTCTCTGA
- the LOC125359894 gene encoding olfactory receptor 6N2: MELHNHSSLTEFVLLGFPSVGHVRGWLFVLLLLAYLFTIGGNTLIFLVIRLDPALHKPMYHFVSVLSFLELWYTATTIPKMLANLLSEKKTISFAGCLLQTYFFHSLGASECYLLTAMAYDRYLAICRPLHYPAIMTSTLCAKMAAGCWTCGFLCPISEVILVSQLPFCNYNEIQHIFCDFPPLLSLACKDTSTNVLVDFAVNAFIILVTFLFIMVSYGRIIGAVLQIKTAAGRKKAFSTCASHLIVVLIFFGSIIFMYVRLKKSYSLTLDRTLAVVYSVLTPLANPIIYSLRNKELIKAIKRTVFRKGEKACLTQH; the protein is encoded by the coding sequence ATGGAGTTACACAACCACTCAAGCTTGACTGAATTTGTGCTCCTTGGCTTCCCCAGTGTGGGACATGTCAGGGGCTGGCTTTTTGTCCTGCTGCTGCTGGCATACCTTTTCACCATTGGTGGCAACACGCTCATCTTCTTAGTCATTCGACTGGACCCAGCACTTCACAAACCCATGTACCACTTTGTCAGCGTTCTTTCCTTCTTAGAGTTGTGGTACACCGCCACCACCATCCCCAAGATGTTAGCTAATCTTCTCAGTGAGAAGAAAACCATTTCTTTTGCAGGTTGCCTTCTTCAGACCTACTTCTTCCATTCCCTAGGGGCCTCTGAATGTTACCTTCTCACagccatggcctatgaccgctactTGGCTATTTGTCGGCCCCTCCACTACCCTGCAATAATGACTTCAACACTCTGTGCCAAGATGGCTGCTGGCTGCTGGACTTGTGGCTTTCTCTGTCCCATTTCTGAGGTGATCCTGGTCTCCCAGCTCCCCTTCTGCAACTACAATGAGATCCAACATATCTTCTGTGACTTCCCACCTCTTCTGAGCCTGGCATGCAAGGACACTTCCACAAATGTCTTGGTAGACTTTGCTGTCAACGCCTTCATCATCCTTGTCACCTTCCTTTTTATCATGGTTTCTTATGGGAGGATCATTGGGGCAGTGCTGCAGATCAAAACCGCAGCAGGAAGAAAAAAGGCCTTTTCTACATGCGCCTCTCATCTCATTGTGGTCCTCATCTTCTTTGGAAGTATTATCTTCATGTATGTTCGGCTAAAGAAGAGCTACTCACTGACCCTGGACCGGACACTTGCTGTAGTCTACTCTGTGCTAACACCACTGGCCAACCCCATTATCTACAGCCTTCGAAACAAGGAACTCATTAAGGCCATCAAGAGGACCGTCTTCAGGAAGGGGGAGAAAGCTTGCCTCACTCAACACTAA